The genomic stretch TTTGGTTCGCGGCGATTCGATGAGAGGCACGGGACAATTACCCAAATTGACCGATGATATGTACCGCGTTGAAAACGAAGATTTGTATTTGATTCCCACTGGCGAAGTTCCGGTGACTAATCTGCATCGCGACGAGATATTGAAAGAATCCGATATGCCGATTTATTACGCCGCCTACACTCCCTGTTTCCGCCGCGAAGCAGGCGCAGCGGGAAAAGATACGCGGGGAATACTGCGAGTTCATCAATTCAATAAAGTTGAGCTGGTAAAAATAGTAAAACCGGAAACATCCCATAACGAGCACGAAAAACTCCTTGAGCAGGCTGAATCTATCTTGCAGTTATTGAATATTCCTTATAGGGTGCGGATTCTGGCTACCGGGGACCTGTCATTTGCCGCCGCAAAATGCTATGATATTGAAATCTGGTCGGCTGGAGTAGAAAAATATCTTGAAGTCTCATCGGTTTCGAATTTCACCGATTTTCAAGCCCGGCGAATGAATTGCCGCTACCGTGATGAAAACAACAAGGTCCGATTTGTTCACACTCTTAACGGCTCCGGTACCGCGTTACCGCGACTTATGATTGCTCTTTTGGAAAATAATCAAACAAAAAATGGCCAGGTTCTTATCCCCGAAGTAATGAGACCGTATCTGGATGGCCTGGAGAAAATCGAGTAATTGACCATGCCCGCCGACCGACCGAAATATTCGCTTTTGGCCTCGGGGCGTTTTAACGCCCTTTTTAAGGGCTTTATATTGTTCGGCGTCTGCGCCATCGGGGCTGTCTTTGTTTACTACACTAACGATATCATTCAGGATATCCGGGAAAACGAAGCCCAGACAGTTGAAACTTATACTCAAATAATGCAACTGGTCGCATCCGATTCGGTTAGCAGTCAGGTAACCTCGGTACTATTTGATGAGATTATCCTGAAATCAAATTTCCCCATCATAGTCACCGATACACTCGAAAACCCTCTCTTCTGGAAAGCCGTCCCGGGAATGCCTGCAACCAGTGATGATCCCCAGGTCCTTGACAAAATTCGCGAAAAAATAGCGGATATGAAAATCCGCAAGGGTGAAGTACTTATATATGTCGATTCCTTGCCGATTTCAAAGATATTTTACGATGATCCGGCACTGGTCGGCAAACTCCGCTTGATTCCGATCGTAGAGATGGCAATGGTAGTCGCTTTTGTTTTTCTGGCTCTAATGGGATTTCAGCAGATTCGCTTGTCCGAACAGAGAAGTATCTGGGTCGGGATGGCCAAAGAAACTGCGCATCAGTTGGGGACGCCGATTACATCAATGATGGGCTGGATCGATTTGCTAAAATCCGGTGATTCTTCGTTCTCTGACGAGGAAATCTATAGACGGATTGGCATTGATTTGAAACGGCTCGAAACCATCGCCAATCGTTTTGGAAAAATCGGATCCCAGCCGGTTCTAAAAAAAGCCGATATCAATACCCTGACTGGCGAGGTATTAGAGTATTACAGGGAGAGACTGCCTCACGGTGGCAAAGGCGTAATTATAGATTTTTCGCCGGGGGAAATCCCCGAGGTTAACGTCAACAAGGAGCTATATAACTGGGTCATAGAAAATCTGATTAAAAACGCACTGGAATCGGTTGACGCCCAAAAAGGAACAATTTTTGTGGAAACTTCTCAGGCTTCATCCGGTAAACAGATTTGCGTCGTTGTTTCCGATAACGGCCGAGGGATTAACCGGCGCGATGCCCGACGCATTTTTCGCCCCGGATTTACGACCAAGAAGCGGGGTTGGGGGTTGGGTTTATCGCTATCGAAACGAATTATTCGGGAATACCACCACGGTAGCATAACCCTTGTAAAAAACGATACCGCTAATGGAGCGACTTTTGAAATTAAATTACCGATATCATGACGTTAGACTTTAGATTGGAAAGATTATGATGGCCGTACCAAGCAATAAAATATTATGGGTTGATGATGAAATAGATATGCTTGAAGCTCATATCAGTTTTCTAACACAGCGCGGGTTTGAAGTGACGCCCTGTTCATCCGGCGATGACGCTATTGACGCGATTTCCAAAGACGAATATGACCTGGTTCTTCTCGACGAAATGATGCCGGGAAAGGACGGCCTTCAGACGCTGGTGGAAATAAAAGATATTCGTCCGCATTTACCCGTCGTCATGGTCACCAAATCGGAAGAAGAGTCCCTGATGGAAGAAGCATTGGGGCAAAAGATCGACGATTATTTAACTAAGCCGGTCAATCCTTCACAGGTTTTAATGGCAATTAAAAAACATGTCCAGAGCAAAAAAATCGTAACCGGAAAACTGGGCCAGCGCTACATTACCGATATTAATCGCATTAATATGAACCTGGCTGGAGCTGCCGAATGGTCGGATTGGGCCGAAGCGTACATAACCTTATGCGAGTGGTATTTGGAACTGGATAAATACCCCGACGAGGGCCTGGCCGAAATTCAAAAAGGCACTTACAAAGAGTGGAACAATCAATTCGCTCGGTATTACGAAAAGAATTATGAGAACTGGGTCAACGACAAAAATCGCCCTCCCCTATCTCCGGATGTCGTCGATGAAAATGTTATTCCTCGATTGGAAAGCGGCGAACGAGTGGTCTTTATCGTCATCGACTGCATGCGTATGGATTTATGGCTGAAGCTCGAACAACTTCTGGCGGATTTGTATCATATTGAACATAAACACTATTTTTCCATCATTCCTTCAGCGACGCCGTTCGCTCGCAACGCGATTTTTTCAGGTAAATTTCCCATCAAGGTGGCCAAAATGTATCCCGACGACTGGAAAGCCTATCCCGATGACGAAGTTTCTCGAAATAAACGTGAGGGCGAATTACTCGAAAATCAATTAAAAGAAAAAAATGTTTCCGTTCAAAACGGTTCCAAATACATAAAAGTTTTGAACGTTTATGAAGGTGAAGGGTTGGCCAAAAGAGTCGAGAGTTGTCTGGCATCGCAACTGGTCGCGCTGGTAGTGAATTTTGTCGATGTCCTGACTCACGGACGATCCAGCAATGTTCTTCTAAAGGAAATCGTACCGGATGAAGCCGCTTTCAGATCGCTTATGACAACCTGGTTTGAGCATTCAACTCTTTTTGAAACCCTGAAGATGCTCGCGCGAAAAAACGTAACCGTTGTTATTACCTCAGATCATGGCTCGACCCTGTGCTCACGGGGGACAATCGCTCACGGCAAGCGTGACACCTCGACTAATCTGAGATATAAATACGGCGATAATCTGAATTGCAATCCCAGGGAAGCGCTTTTGATAAAAAATCCCGACCGTTATCAACTGCCTTCGTTTACCCTGGCGACGACTTATATTATTACGCGGGAAGATTTTTATTTTGTCTATCCCAATAAATATAATGAGTATCAAAAGCATTTCCAGAACAGTTTCCAGCACGGCGGGATCACAATGGATGAAATTATTCTTCCGGTTTCGATATTAAAGCCTAAAGGATGAGTTGGGGTTGATTGAGTTCGACACAATAATAATCAGCCGTTCCCCCGCCCATACTGAAAAGCTGGCCGCCGGATTTTATGAAATTGTAGGCAATAGCGGAGTTATTGCTCTCTACGGTCCACTGGGGGCGGGCAAAACGGTATTCGTACGAGGTTTTGCCGCTGCTGCCGGGGTCGATCCTGATAAGGTAAACTCGCCTTCGTTCACTCTGGTTAACGAGTATCCGGGCGGGCAAACGCCGATATTCCATTTTGACCTATATCGATTCAAGAAGGCATCTGAATTTCATGATATCGGCGGGGATGATTATTTAAGCCGCGAAGGAATTGCCCTGATAGAATGGGCTGAAAACGGAGTTGGATTTATACCTGAAAACCGGTTTGAGATAGAAATTGATATCATTGATGAAACCAGCCGTTCTCTGATATTCAGGAAAATTGAGAAATGAAAATTCTGGGCATCGATAGTTCCACCGATCGACTAAGCGTTGGGCTTTGCCGTGACGGAAAAATTATTTCTGACAGGTCCATCGATTCTTTACGCGAGCATGGTTCCCGTATCATGGGATTGATTGATTCTACTCTCAAGGGAAGCAAAATAGAAGTTATAGCTCTGGACGGCGTCGCCGTCGCCGTCGGCCCGGGATCGTTTACGGGTTTGAGAGTCGGGATGGCGGCCGCCAAAGGTTTGGCTCAGGCTTTGAATATTCCAATTGTTGGAATCTCGACTTTTGAAGTTGTGGCCCACAGATTACTCAACGAAGTGGATGAATTTGTTCTCGTTGAACAAGCCCGCAAAGGTGAGTTTTACTTTTGCCACATGGATATCGAGTCCGACATATTATCGAATATGAAATTAGTGGCGTTAGAAAATCTCGGAGTGAAAGTGGAAAATTTGCCTGTCGGTTTGATTGGGGTTGCAGCCGATTGGCCAATTGAATCCAATCAAACAATACATTCTGAAAAAACTAAGGTATCCGGAGCAGAACTGGCGATTTTGGGTGAGGAGAAAATTCTAAACGGTCGGGCTGATGATTTGGCTCAATTGGAACCTTTATATATCGCGCCTTCTCAGGCAGAGATCAAATATGGAAGAACTAAATCCTCAAATTAAAGAGATGGTTCTTGAGGATCTCCCGGAAATACTGCGTTTAGAGCGGGAGCTGTTTTCTGATCCGTGGCCGGAGTTGGCTTTTATTGAGGATATTGAATCCAATTTTAGTTATCCTTTTGTCGCGCATATTGATAATGAAATTATCGGGTACGCGATTTTGTGGATTGGGGTCGAGGAAGGCCACCTGACCAATATTGCCGTTGACAAAAAGTATCAGCGAAAATCGGTTGCGAAAAAGTTATTATCATTTATCTTAAGGTTTGCTTGGGAAAATGAACTGAAACAGATTTTTCTGGAAGTCCGTCCGTCGAATACGGCGGCCGTGACTCTATATGAATCGTATGGATTTAAGAATCTGGCAATCCAGAGGAGCTATTATAATAATCCTTCCGAAGATTGCCTGATGATGAAAAAGGATTTAACCGATTAATTTGGCGGGGATTTGGGATTGATATGGATTGGTTTCGTAAATCAAAACATGGCTTGGTATCGCAACAAAAGAAAGAAATCCCGGATGGCCTGTGGACCAAGTGCAAAGGATGCGGAGAAGTAATTTACACCAAAGTCCTTGAGGAAAACCTCTGGGTTTGTCCGAATTGCAATTATCATTTTCGCATAAATGCCAAAAAAATTATAGATCTTTTATTGGATAACGGCGAGATCGAAAAATACGATGAAAACCTGGTTTCGCTTGACCCCTTATCATTTCGGGATTCGAAAAAATATACCGATCGGATAAAAGATTCTCAAAGGAAAACGGGACTCAAGGACGGTATTGTCAGCGGTTTTGGAACCGTAGACGGCATTAAAGTATCTTTCGCGGTCATGGATTTCTCATTCATGGGCGGTTCCATGGGTTCGGTTGTAGGTGAAATTGTCGCCCGCACAATTGAACGCGCGACAGAAAAAGAAATTCCGCTGGTAATAGTCTCCTGCAGCGGTGGGGCCCGGATGCAGGAAGGAATCTTGTCTTTGATGCAAATGGCCAAAACTTCAGCGCTTCTGGCGCTTCTGGCCAAAAAGAAAATCCCGTTTATTTCGATATTGACCAATCCTACCACGGCCGGGGTGATGGCATCGTACGCCTCATTGGGCGATATTATCATCGCCGAGCCGAAAGCTCTTCTGGGGTTTGCCGGGCCGCGTGTGATTCAACAAACTATCGGTCAGGATTTACCGGAAGGATTTCAATCATCGGAATTTTTCCTTGAGCACGGTTTTTTGGATATTATTTCGGAGCGCAAAGATTTGCGCCGCAATCTCAGTCTCTGCTTAATTTATACCTATAATCAACCCGCGCAGGGTTAATATTTTCGTTTATGAGCCAGGATAATTATCAAAAGGCGCTCGACTTTATATATAATCGCCAGCATTTTGGGATTAAACTGGGATTGCACAATATTACCCGTCTTTCCGAATGGCTGGATAATCCTCAGGACAAATACAATATCGTTCACGTCGCGGGCACTAACGGTAAAGGTTCGACATCGAGCTTTATTGCGTCAATCCTTCAGGAGGCCGGATATAAAGTAGGTTTGTTGACCTCTCCCCATCTGGTTGATTACCGGGAAAGAATCAGGTTGGACGGGCGGAAAATTGAAAAAACCGCAATTGCCGAATTCATTGAGAAATATAAAAAACTGATTGTTAAATCCGATGTGACATTTTTTGAAGTTACGACTGCCCTGGCCTTCTGGTATTTTTATAAGAAAAAGGCTGATTGGGTTGTTTTGGAAACCGGGCTGGGCGGTCGCCTTGACGCAACTAATATTGTCATGCCCAGGGTATCGGTGATCACCAATATTTCTCTGGAGCATACCAATCTGCTCGGAAAATCTATTTATAAAATTGCCGGGGAAAAGGGCGGAATTATAAAATCCCATATTCCTCTGGTAGCAGGCATTTCTGATAATGGAAATGAAGCCTCTCAAAGATTCAAAGAAATATGCGCTGAGAAAAACTCGCCTGTCTATTTTCATGATGACAAACAGTACCGATACGCATTTGAAAACGGGTATGATATCTTAAATATTTTTTCAGGAGAATACAGGGGGTTAAAGGCAAGGGTCTCCCTGTGGGGAAAACATCAGGTTCAAAACAGTTATCTGGCAGTTCGAACGATTGACGTTTTAAACAAGCAGGGTTTTGATATTTCAAAAAAGGCGGTCAAAAATGGCCTGGCGAAAAATTACTGGCCCGGCCGCTGCATGACCGTCAGGAAACGTCCGCGGGTCATCATTGACGCAGCTCACAATCAGGAAGGATTCGCGGCCCTGTCAGATACTCTTAGAATGCATTTCCCCGGACAAAAATTCCATTTTTTAATCGGTATGGTTGAGAAGAAGCACGGCGATGCTTGTTTGAGGATGATCGAACCGCTGGCAAAATCGATTTCGACTGCTCGCATAAAAAACCCCCGGCGCGACGATCCGTATTTCCTGACGTCGCGATTAAATTATCAAAAATCTCATGTGCGGATATATCCCGATATTCCGTATGCTTTTCAGGACCTATATAAAAACTGCTCTCAGACCGATATATTGATAATAGCTGGCTCTCATTTTATTATGGGTGAATTGGCTCTATTTATCAAACGAGACGGATTTTGAATAAAGAAGATAAGGCAAAAAACAGATCACGGCAGGCTGTGGAGATGCTCGGCTCGGCCATTGATATAAAAATCAATGAGCTAACCGAAAGCAATCGCCGGTTGAAGCGTAAAATTTTTGACCTCTATACTATTTTTGAAATCAGCCGTAATTTTAATGCCGTCCTTAATTATCAAACACTGGTAGATTCTTTTCTGCTGACATCATTGGGACAGGTTGGAGCCGCGTCGGCGGCGCTGTTTCTTCCCGATGAAAATGATTCCCAAAGTTTCAATCTCGTTAAGTCCAAAGGATTGATGCGCGATGTCCGTTTTGAAGATAATGGTAATATTGTCGGAGACCATGCCAAAAATCTATTTGAGATTAATAAACCGATAATGATCGATGAATTTCTGGATGAAAACTCTGGCAAGGGCTCTGGCAAGTTACTCCGCCGTTTCAAGAGAGGTATTGCCATGCCCCTTATTTTCAAATCGAATCTCAAGGGTCTTTTGATTTTGGGTGGTAAAGTTTCCAATGAAGATTTCGCTCCCGATGATATTGAGTTTTTATCTATCCTCGCCAATCATTTCGTTGTAGCTCTGGAAAACGCGCGTCTGTATGAGTCGGAAAAAACGGCTCTAAAAGAGCTTCGCCAGGCTCAAAAACAGCTTGTCCTGTCCGAGCGAGCGGCCGCGATGGGCGATTTGTCGGCCAAAATCGCCCATGAGGTCAATAATCCGTTAAGCATTATCTCTAATTATCTTCATTTGGCCGGGCGATCAATGGACTCGCCTGAAACCGCTCAGGAGCATCTGGGTGTGATAAGACAGGAGCTGGATCGAATCGCGGGAATTGTCCGGCAGCTTCTTGATTTTCATCGTCCGCAAAAGGCCAAAATACAGGAGACGGATCTTAAGGAGATTATTGACGCGACCCTATCGCTCATGAAATGGCAGCTTAAAGAAAATCAAATTGAACTGAAGTGTATTTATGCCAAAGATATTCCCCCGCTAATGGCCGATCATGAGCAATTGAAACAGGTATTTTTGAACTTGATTATAAACGCCAAAGATTTTATGCCGGACGGTGGCACCCTGACGATTGACGTTTCATATCGGAATGATAAATTACACATAGTCCTCTCCGATACGGGATGCGGTATTCCAACAGAGAATCTGTCTCGAATATTCGAGCCGTTTTTTACGACCAAGGAAGGAAAATCAGGAACCGGGCTGGGGCTCTCGGTTTGTTACGGAATTGTAAAAGAGCACGGAGGTAATATTATCGCGACCAATAATGATGGGGACGGATCGCGCTTTGATATAATATTGCCTGCCTTAAAAAACCGGGGAGGATGACGGTCGTGGCAACCAAAAGTAAATTACGAGGCATCACACCGGGTGATAAAAGTATCAGGGAGTTAATCCTTGTTATCGATGATGAAAAGCGCATGTGTGATTCTCTCTCATCTCTCTTGACCGATTCGGGGTATGAAGTCAAGGCTTTTCAGGATAGCGATGAGGCGGCCCGGGAAATCAATAATGCCAATTTTGATTTGATTGTCTCCGACATACGCATGTCGGAAATCACCGGATTGGAGATTCTCAAGCTGGCTCGCCAGGTCGATCCTCAAGCTCTCGTCGTTTTAATGACAGGTTTTGGGTCACTCGATTCTGCAATTGAAGCTATAAACCAGGGTGCCTATGATTATTTATTGAAGCCGGTGGAATACCCACAATTGGAATTAGTTATCAAGCGGGGTCTCGAACGAAGACGTTTGGGGCGGGCCAAGTCGTTTTTATTAACCGAACTTCAAGAGAAAAATCTTGAGCTGTCGGCCCGGCTCGAAGAAATCAACGCGCTTTATAAATCCGCGAAATCGTTAAGCTCAACCATAGATTTGGATGAATTGCTCGACAACGTCATCGGACTGGCGACCGAGGTGCTCCATGCCCGTATTGGTTCAATAATGCTAATCGATGAAAATCATGAATATTTGACTATCGCCGCCTCAACCGGACTTAGTAAAGACATCGTACGTGACACGAGTATTCCCATCGGTTCTTCAATCTCAGGTTATGTCGCCAAATCCGGGGAGCCGCTGTTCGTCGCCAACGTTGAGGAAGACCCCCGGTTCAAAAGAGAAAATAAGGAAGAACGATACGGCAAAGCCTCGCTTTTATCGGTTCCTCTGATTATAAAAGACCGAGTAATAGGTGTAATCAATATGGCCAATCGAACCGATGGAGGGGGATTCGGAGAACTTGACCTAAAATTGCTGAGTACATTTGCCACCCAGGCGGCGGTCGCGATTGACAACGCTTCCAATTTTCATCTCTTGAAACGGAGAGTCGAGGAACTTTCTACCCTGCAGGATATCACCGATGCCATGTCCCGGGCCGGCAGTGTGACTCATTTACAGGAGATAATATTCTGGGGCATACGTAATCTCATGCCCGCTGATGTGTCGCTCTGGTTTCGCTGGCGGCATAAGGATAATTCACTGAAATTTGTAGGTGGAGCCGGCAATATCAAGGTTGATTTTGAATTGACAATTGAAACCTCACCGGACGAGATAAAAACTGAGAAAAGAGCCCGGAAACTTATTCTGAAGCATCTCCCTCCCTTCGAAGAAGTATCGATTCCCAGCGAAAATTTCTGCACCTTTTTTATAAAAAACGAGTCAGGTCTGGCCTATGTTTTCTGTTTGAGTTCTTCAAGCCCGGAGAAAATGAGCGAGGAAAATAAAAAAATCGCCGGTTTGATTGCCAGTCAAGCGACGACAATGTACGAGAGGGAAAAAGCGATTCTTAACGCTACCCGACTTCTGACAATGGGCAACATGATCTCGGAAATATCTCATGATATGCGAAAACCTCTGACTAATATCAGGGGCGGGCTGCAAATCATGCGGCAAAGGTGGCCGGAGCTGGCCGTAGAGTCGGATATGTTCAAAATGGCTGAAGAGGAAGTTCGAAGGCTTAACGAACTTGTCCGGGAATTAGTCGATTTTTCAAATCCTAAAAAATATCAAACTGAGAGAATTAATATTGAGTCGATTCTGGAACGCGCTACGCAGCTGGTCAGCCGGGATATGGAGATGAAGGAAATAAAACTGGAAACAAGATACGTTGAGAACATCCCGGAAATTTTCGCGAATAAAAATCAAATTATGGAAGTATTTTTAAACCTGATTATTAACGCAATTGACGCTCTTGATAATAAGGGAACGATTACTATTCTAACTTCGCATGCCCGAATTAACGACCGTGATATGGCGAAGATTGATATTATCGATACCGGATGCGGAATTGACAGCAAAGATAAGGTGATAATTTTTGATAGATATTATACTTCGAAAGAAACTGGCACCGGGCTTGGATTGGCCGTTGTCGAGAGAATAGTATCGGCCCATAGCGGAAAAATCGAGGTGGATAGTAAAAAAGGCAAGGGAACGACATTTTCAATATTTCTGCCGATTAACTAATTTCCCTGCAAAAAATTGCAAATAATTGATAAATATTACGTAAAATGGCTTGATTTTTCCAAATTGCTGACGATTAATTAATTAACCGGATTAATAATGGCAAAAGAACGAATAAAAATACTGGTAATTGACGACGACCCAAAGGTTGGCTGGATTCTTTCCGAAGGACTTTCAGGTAGTTTTGATTTTGTCGCGGCTCGCAACGGCAGTGAAGGTCTCCAGATGATAACTACCGAAAAACCGAATCTGATTCTCCTTGACATAAAAATGCCCGATATCTCCGGCATTGATATTTTGAAAAAGCTGAATAAAGTCGAGGGTCGGCCTGAGGTTGTAATGCTATCGGGGCATGATGATACCCATTACGTTGTAGAGTCAATTCAAAACGGCGCGGCCGAATTTATCAAAAAACCGTTCGACGTTAAAGAAGTCGAAATTCATATCAATAATATTCTCGAAAAGAGCAAACTTAAAAAAGAAGTTTCGAGCCTTAAAACCGAATTAAAAGCTCGTTCGCAGTATGAGAGTTTCGTCGGGGATTCTCCCAAGGTAATACAGGTCAAAGAGTTGATCGAGCAAATCGCCGGGTCGGAATTAACGGTTTTAATTCGCGGTGAATCCGGAACGGGTAAGGAAATTGTGGCTCGCATGGTACACAATATATCCGATCGCAGCGACGAATCATTTACGAAAGTCAATTGTGCCGCAATCCCTCGAGATTTGCTTGAATCTGAGCTTTTTGGATATGAAAAGGGCGCCTTTACCGGGGCTCATAAAACAAAGCCGGGACGATTCGAAGTAGCCAACAAGGGCACGATCTTTTTGGACGAAATCGGCGATATGCCGCTGGAGCTTCAATCCAAGCTGCTACAGGTTTTAGAACAGCAGGAATTCGTTAGAGTGGGCGGAATCAACAATATTCATGTTGATGTCCGAATAATCTGCGCCACAAACCATAATCTCGAAGAAGCTATTGCCCAGAGCGCTTTCCGTGATGATCTTTTTTATCGGCTAAATGAAATTACTGTTTTCCTGCCGCCCTTGAGAGACAGGGCTAATGACGTTTCCTTATTGGCAGAGCATTTTATTGAAAAATATAATAAGCTCTACCAGCGCGAAGCCCCCCCTTTATCTCAGGAAGCAAACAATCAATTGCTGGCATTTATGTGGCCGGGAAATGTCAGACAGCTTGAAAATCTTATTAAACAGGTCGTGGTCAGAGGCGGCGAATCAATAATTTCAGAGCTGTTATCGGCTCACGGAAGCAATTTACCCGTTCAACCTCAACATATTGCAGCAGTCAATTCTACGGCAGCCTCAGCAGATAATAAATCTTTGTCCTTAAAAAAGCGCGTGGCCGCAACCGTCAGCCGGGAAGAAAAAGCGTTGATTTTGGAAGTTCTGAACCGCACCAACTGGAACCGGAGAAAGGCTTCCGAAATTCTCGAAATCAGTTATCGTTCGCTTTTATATAAAATTAAAGAATATAAGCTCAACGAAATCAAGTAAGTTCTCCACAAATGCCGTTATAGGAAAGTGTCGGATTTCCTGACACTTTGTGTCATAAGTAACAATTCTCAGTCAGATTTTACAGGGTATTTGCCTAAAATATGCTCAAAATATACACTTATATAGATTTTGGGGAATTCTATCATAATTTCTTTGAATGAGTTTATGCCCTTCTATTGCCATAAGAAATTGATAATCAAGTTCTTATGCCAGACAACCAGTCGGTGTTGAAATTGAAATAGCAAATAACGGAATAGAAATTGCTTATATAAAATCGGGAATTTGTTTTTAAAAACAGGTGAATTATGAGTTATGGTGGGAGAAAGAAACAAGGCATGGAAGCCAAATCACTTACTGAATTCAGGGATCAGGTTTTGCTCGAATTAAAGAGAGCTGAACGCTAC from Candidatus Zixiibacteriota bacterium encodes the following:
- a CDS encoding HAMP domain-containing sensor histidine kinase; translation: MPADRPKYSLLASGRFNALFKGFILFGVCAIGAVFVYYTNDIIQDIRENEAQTVETYTQIMQLVASDSVSSQVTSVLFDEIILKSNFPIIVTDTLENPLFWKAVPGMPATSDDPQVLDKIREKIADMKIRKGEVLIYVDSLPISKIFYDDPALVGKLRLIPIVEMAMVVAFVFLALMGFQQIRLSEQRSIWVGMAKETAHQLGTPITSMMGWIDLLKSGDSSFSDEEIYRRIGIDLKRLETIANRFGKIGSQPVLKKADINTLTGEVLEYYRERLPHGGKGVIIDFSPGEIPEVNVNKELYNWVIENLIKNALESVDAQKGTIFVETSQASSGKQICVVVSDNGRGINRRDARRIFRPGFTTKKRGWGLGLSLSKRIIREYHHGSITLVKNDTANGATFEIKLPIS
- a CDS encoding bifunctional response regulator/alkaline phosphatase family protein, which encodes MMAVPSNKILWVDDEIDMLEAHISFLTQRGFEVTPCSSGDDAIDAISKDEYDLVLLDEMMPGKDGLQTLVEIKDIRPHLPVVMVTKSEEESLMEEALGQKIDDYLTKPVNPSQVLMAIKKHVQSKKIVTGKLGQRYITDINRINMNLAGAAEWSDWAEAYITLCEWYLELDKYPDEGLAEIQKGTYKEWNNQFARYYEKNYENWVNDKNRPPLSPDVVDENVIPRLESGERVVFIVIDCMRMDLWLKLEQLLADLYHIEHKHYFSIIPSATPFARNAIFSGKFPIKVAKMYPDDWKAYPDDEVSRNKREGELLENQLKEKNVSVQNGSKYIKVLNVYEGEGLAKRVESCLASQLVALVVNFVDVLTHGRSSNVLLKEIVPDEAAFRSLMTTWFEHSTLFETLKMLARKNVTVVITSDHGSTLCSRGTIAHGKRDTSTNLRYKYGDNLNCNPREALLIKNPDRYQLPSFTLATTYIITREDFYFVYPNKYNEYQKHFQNSFQHGGITMDEIILPVSILKPKG
- a CDS encoding folylpolyglutamate synthase/dihydrofolate synthase family protein; translation: MSQDNYQKALDFIYNRQHFGIKLGLHNITRLSEWLDNPQDKYNIVHVAGTNGKGSTSSFIASILQEAGYKVGLLTSPHLVDYRERIRLDGRKIEKTAIAEFIEKYKKLIVKSDVTFFEVTTALAFWYFYKKKADWVVLETGLGGRLDATNIVMPRVSVITNISLEHTNLLGKSIYKIAGEKGGIIKSHIPLVAGISDNGNEASQRFKEICAEKNSPVYFHDDKQYRYAFENGYDILNIFSGEYRGLKARVSLWGKHQVQNSYLAVRTIDVLNKQGFDISKKAVKNGLAKNYWPGRCMTVRKRPRVIIDAAHNQEGFAALSDTLRMHFPGQKFHFLIGMVEKKHGDACLRMIEPLAKSISTARIKNPRRDDPYFLTSRLNYQKSHVRIYPDIPYAFQDLYKNCSQTDILIIAGSHFIMGELALFIKRDGF
- the tsaB gene encoding tRNA (adenosine(37)-N6)-threonylcarbamoyltransferase complex dimerization subunit type 1 TsaB; this translates as MKILGIDSSTDRLSVGLCRDGKIISDRSIDSLREHGSRIMGLIDSTLKGSKIEVIALDGVAVAVGPGSFTGLRVGMAAAKGLAQALNIPIVGISTFEVVAHRLLNEVDEFVLVEQARKGEFYFCHMDIESDILSNMKLVALENLGVKVENLPVGLIGVAADWPIESNQTIHSEKTKVSGAELAILGEEKILNGRADDLAQLEPLYIAPSQAEIKYGRTKSSN
- the serS gene encoding serine--tRNA ligase, with amino-acid sequence MLDIKLIRENPELVKKACADKNDMVDIDEILNLDNQRKKLLTETESLRAKQNQASQEIARLKKSGEDTSPVIAEMKEVSARVGEMNGKVREVEVKLQTAMLKVPNMPDKDVPVGPDEEHNVTIREWGDKPKFDFTPAPHWELAEKLGILDLAGGAKISGSGFYTLKGSGARLERALISFMLDHHTQKYGFIEIMPPFLVRGDSMRGTGQLPKLTDDMYRVENEDLYLIPTGEVPVTNLHRDEILKESDMPIYYAAYTPCFRREAGAAGKDTRGILRVHQFNKVELVKIVKPETSHNEHEKLLEQAESILQLLNIPYRVRILATGDLSFAAAKCYDIEIWSAGVEKYLEVSSVSNFTDFQARRMNCRYRDENNKVRFVHTLNGSGTALPRLMIALLENNQTKNGQVLIPEVMRPYLDGLEKIE
- the rimI gene encoding ribosomal protein S18-alanine N-acetyltransferase, which gives rise to MEELNPQIKEMVLEDLPEILRLERELFSDPWPELAFIEDIESNFSYPFVAHIDNEIIGYAILWIGVEEGHLTNIAVDKKYQRKSVAKKLLSFILRFAWENELKQIFLEVRPSNTAAVTLYESYGFKNLAIQRSYYNNPSEDCLMMKKDLTD
- the accD gene encoding acetyl-CoA carboxylase, carboxyltransferase subunit beta: MDWFRKSKHGLVSQQKKEIPDGLWTKCKGCGEVIYTKVLEENLWVCPNCNYHFRINAKKIIDLLLDNGEIEKYDENLVSLDPLSFRDSKKYTDRIKDSQRKTGLKDGIVSGFGTVDGIKVSFAVMDFSFMGGSMGSVVGEIVARTIERATEKEIPLVIVSCSGGARMQEGILSLMQMAKTSALLALLAKKKIPFISILTNPTTAGVMASYASLGDIIIAEPKALLGFAGPRVIQQTIGQDLPEGFQSSEFFLEHGFLDIISERKDLRRNLSLCLIYTYNQPAQG
- the tsaE gene encoding tRNA (adenosine(37)-N6)-threonylcarbamoyltransferase complex ATPase subunit type 1 TsaE yields the protein MIEFDTIIISRSPAHTEKLAAGFYEIVGNSGVIALYGPLGAGKTVFVRGFAAAAGVDPDKVNSPSFTLVNEYPGGQTPIFHFDLYRFKKASEFHDIGGDDYLSREGIALIEWAENGVGFIPENRFEIEIDIIDETSRSLIFRKIEK